In one window of Microtus pennsylvanicus isolate mMicPen1 chromosome 2, mMicPen1.hap1, whole genome shotgun sequence DNA:
- the Ccdc184 gene encoding coiled-coil domain-containing protein 184 has product MEDSLLEIMTKDGGDMPAPLEVSTVPAVGDVISGEYNGGMKELMEHLKAQLQALFEDVRAMRGALDEQASHIQVLSDDVCANQRAIVSMCQIMTTAPRQGGLGVAGGKGSFPSVPHEQETPSPGIGDSDLLGRDPEEDEDEEEEKGMPSPATPTSHCERSESPCAGLLGEDGPLVEPLDLPDITLLQLEGEVSL; this is encoded by the coding sequence ATGGAGGACAGTCTGCTGGAGATCATGACCAAGGACGGCGGCGACATGCCGGCACCTCTGGAGGTGTCCACGGTGCCAGCCGTGGGGGACGTGATCTCTGGGGAGTATAACGGCGGCATGAAGGAACTGATGGAGCACCTGAAGGCCCAGCTTCAGGCCCTGTTTGAGGACGTGAGGGCCATGCGAGGGGCGCTGGACGAGCAGGCCTCGCACATCCAGGTTCTGTCGGACGACGTGTGCGCCAATCAGCGGGCCATAGTCTCCATGTGCCAGATTATGACCACCGCGCCCCGTCAGGGAGGCTTGGGCGTGGCCGGCGGCAAGGGGAGCTTCCCGAGTGTTCCACATGAGCAGGAGACACCTTCGCCTGGTATCGGGGACAGCGACTTGCTGGGTCGCGATCCAGAGGAGGacgaggatgaagaggaggagaaagggatgcCCAGCCCCGCCACACCTACCAGTCACTGTGAGCGCTCTGAGAGCCCCTGTGCTGGTCTCCTTGGGGAGGATGGGCCACTTGTGGAGCCCCTCGACCTGCCTGACATTACCTTGCTGCAGCTGGAGGGCGAGGTCTCTCTGTGA